Proteins from a genomic interval of Paenibacillus lentus:
- a CDS encoding mechanosensitive ion channel family protein: MEFIRNQLDGYGMSEQTIGYLSNMIMVVFIAVVCILANYIAKKIVLKTIIHIVHNNRYTWDNIILEKKVFHKLSHLVPAIIIYYSASIFPLYQGWIEKAALTYMIIVTIMVLNALLNAFDAIYRSFEVSKIRPIKGYIQVAKIVLFIIGGIVVISNLIGQNPLIILSGLGALSAVLMLVFKDSILGLVAGIQLSSNDMVRVGDWIEMPKYNADGDVIDITLNTVKVRNFDKTITMIPSYALISDSFKNWRGMQVSGGRRIKRSFYIDTSSISFCTEEMIEEFKKIHYLTDYVTTRLDEINAYNREHQINTESKVNGRQLTNVGVFREYIHQYLRNHPKIHQEMTLIVRQLAPGDNGLPLEIYAFSNDTNWAVYESIQADIFDHIFAVAPTFGLRAFQNPTGHDIANLKESTQFSRGY; the protein is encoded by the coding sequence ATGGAATTTATTAGAAATCAACTAGACGGATATGGCATGAGCGAACAAACCATTGGATATCTATCGAATATGATCATGGTCGTTTTTATAGCTGTGGTCTGTATACTGGCTAATTACATAGCCAAAAAAATCGTGTTGAAGACGATTATTCATATCGTCCATAACAATAGGTATACATGGGATAATATTATTTTGGAGAAAAAAGTGTTCCATAAGCTGTCGCATCTCGTGCCAGCCATCATCATTTATTACTCTGCTTCCATCTTCCCGCTTTATCAAGGTTGGATTGAAAAGGCCGCATTAACGTACATGATTATTGTAACCATCATGGTGCTTAATGCGCTGCTCAATGCTTTTGACGCGATTTACCGTTCGTTTGAAGTCTCCAAGATCAGACCGATTAAGGGGTACATTCAGGTGGCAAAAATCGTATTGTTTATTATCGGCGGCATTGTGGTGATCTCGAATCTCATCGGTCAGAACCCCTTGATCATTCTCAGTGGGCTTGGTGCTTTGTCGGCTGTACTGATGCTCGTCTTTAAGGATTCCATATTAGGTCTGGTGGCAGGCATTCAATTATCATCGAATGATATGGTGCGTGTCGGTGACTGGATTGAAATGCCAAAATATAATGCGGATGGCGACGTAATCGACATTACGTTAAACACGGTAAAGGTTAGAAATTTCGATAAGACGATCACGATGATTCCGAGCTACGCGCTCATCTCAGACTCGTTCAAGAATTGGAGAGGCATGCAAGTATCCGGTGGTCGTAGGATCAAGCGAAGCTTCTATATTGATACGAGCAGCATAAGCTTTTGTACCGAGGAAATGATTGAGGAATTCAAGAAAATTCACTACCTTACCGATTATGTTACGACAAGATTAGATGAAATTAATGCATACAATCGGGAACACCAGATTAATACTGAAAGTAAAGTGAATGGCAGACAGCTTACGAATGTGGGCGTATTCAGAGAATACATCCATCAATATTTGCGGAACCATCCAAAAATTCACCAGGAAATGACGCTGATTGTTAGACAGTTAGCACCGGGGGATAACGGATTGCCATTGGAAATCTATGCTTTCAGCAATGATACCAACTGGGCAGTGTATGAATCGATTCAGGCGGATATCTTTGACCACATCTTTGCAGTTGCGCCGACATTTGGGCTTCGTGCCTTCCAAAATCCCACGGGCCATGATATTGCCAATCTGAAAGAAAGCACGCAATTTTCGCGAGGGTATTGA
- a CDS encoding AbrB/MazE/SpoVT family DNA-binding domain-containing protein — protein sequence MNRMIEMERKVTKFGNSLGITMTDALKQIGLDQGDLVSIDVSPATGEIIIKKSTKVSLPEEGLSRTLRKRM from the coding sequence ATGAATAGGATGATTGAGATGGAACGGAAGGTCACCAAATTTGGCAACAGCCTCGGTATAACCATGACTGACGCTTTGAAGCAAATTGGACTCGATCAAGGTGATTTAGTCAGCATTGATGTTAGTCCTGCTACAGGAGAAATCATTATTAAGAAATCAACAAAAGTCTCATTACCTGAAGAGGGTCTATCAAGAACTTTGCGTAAACGAATGTAG